The sequence CATACATGTCATTGATTTAGATTATTAAACGAGTTTAGGCAATTCTTCCTCTCCTATAGCAATGAATGAATTTAAGgagctgtatgtaagaaatatatttcaattaatcataaaatgaccctgatatgtcactagacattaagaaatcatgttaatttcaaatacttatatcactgacaacagtagtccggccaggatattgtcatttaaaagttgttgtttagccctcaactgatgttgatgttgacatgttgtgttttggcctgaagctccgccctccacctatctaccaatcacaaagtcagtagtgtttctgcatccgggttgccagatctgctctacactgtaaaaaaatgtatggtggtttttgttggtttaacttaaaaaagtaagtaacctggttgccttaaaattttgagttcattgaaattaaaaatatgagttgatacaatgaaggaaattagtttaataaatagaaactcaaaatatttttgtatctgaaccacataaaaaaatgtcataaatcatgaaaatagcacaatttggcatgtttcactgtgtcattagaaataacacacacataattacccaatatgcttacaaaatcttttaataatcttttaataaaggttgtcgaatctcaaaaaatgttcattgtattaactcaaaatttaaatttcaatgaactcaaaattttaaggcaaccaggtaactttttttctaaataattttttacagtgtagttgccATAggtgcagctacaaacgttcctgctggatcctgcagcctatctggcaacctcgagtcaggcaGGAGAGGAAGAGGGGATAGctattgcagtaccagttttggtcaCAATTTTACACATTCCTTAGGGATACTACAATGCACTGATACGATGCAGTAGTTGTAGAAGTTCAGTTATGGTAATGGCCGTTTAGCTTCCAAGTGGTAGACCAATCATAACGATGTGGGCCATTTgtccaatcagagcacagtagCTTGCGGAAAGGGGTCATTTAAGAATCACTGAAAAATGTGGTCATGCAATGtatatattatgagaaaattaaagtgttttttgtcctttaatgcatgtaaacctgttgtacgaaacctttaaaacaaaattaggaaactttaaatgtgcataataggggcactttaatatTGTGAGCCTTTTTTTATATCAGGTCCTAGACATCTTGTTCAAATATTATGGATTCTATCAAATACCAACAGACCAACAACCAAATTTGGGCAGCCTCTGCTTCAACTATTATGGGCCGTGGCTGGATCTTTCATCAGGAAAACGATCCAAAACAACAAACTCAACAACATGGGTCTTTGAGCATAAAAGGATGGTTCTGCCATAACCATCCCAATCCcatgacctgaaccctataCAGAAAACTGAAGAAGAGAGCATATCAACATGAAGCTTTATGGatgaatggtctctgatctgtTGTCatgtgttctccaaactcatcaggcattaggAGAAGACTCAGGGCTGTTATCTTGGCAAAAGGGGCTGGCAAaaagtattaaataaaaatatgccaTTAATTGTgtctgtggcaaggggggcgtggttcagcgaggtctgcagcgggagagagggcctcgggacgagcggtaagtgagtgggttggacgcagattaataacacctgtctcttgttctagtaatgagcgcggagacgggataaaacaccagcggaaccggagaccgaggagagagagagtcggactgttgatgccgagaccctgagatatccggaagccggaagtgcgtgacccggaagcgaaactgagcatacacagagacaaGCACACGCTGAAGCGTGCACGTTTATTGATTTGAGTTATGAAGAataaaagagcatcaacagtcctgccgacccccgtgtcctcttccttcctcactatatcgaacttgttacactggtgccgaaacccgggaaggaagcaggacagagccgccgccatgacaacgccctccgcctcgccatttgcggagatCATAACATcgctcgcggccctccaccaggaacatcaCACGGcgttgctggaccttcggactgaacaggagcgccgcttcgcggccatagtccaaggccagcaagaggaccgcgagcagttccggagctggatggaccgggaggttcgcgccgaggccgctgggcgggccagcgcaccggtgcacgtgcccctgcagaagatggggccggaagatgatcccgaggccttcgtggatctcttccaaaaagccgcggaggcctgcgggtggccccgggcacagtggccggtgcgcctcattccACTGCTATCcggcgaagcccaggcggccgcgcaacatctaccggttgcgaacctcctggactacgatGACCTGAAGCGGGCCAttcttcagcgggtcggccggaccccagaacagcaccgccagcgtttccgctccctggagtggggcgagtccggtcgacccttcgccttggcccaacagctccgggacgagtgccgcagatggctgctggccggcggcagcgacgtggaccatgtcgtcgatctggtggtgctggagcagttcatcactcggctccccaggaagaccgccgagtgggtccagtgccaccggcccacgtcgctggagacggccatcaatttggcggaggaccacctggtggcgtgcccgggggtcggcgcacccccactaacttctccctctctctctcccccttctctctctctctctcgacctgtccctctccccaggtcccgccctccaggccctcctcgcgttccccccagaggccggggtgggatgggccctggaccgtctgggagttcgcgggtcccgcccaggggggcggggccgctggggacGGGTAGTGACTATGGATCCGGTTCCGCCCCCTATCCGCGCTCagcctccaacccactccccgccgccggggcggcgggtaggcctgggctggcctgctggcggtgcggtgatccggatcattttgtggaccgatgtccgatgatggacatcggaacaatgatccggatcccggacgtccagcggaccacccccgatcaagcaggagagtaccaaattcctgtaagtatcaaggggggtacatatcaggccttggtggattcaggatgtaaccaaacctcgatccatcaaagcctgattcagCCTGGGgcgttggatacaagccgcgtggttaaggtgcggtgtgtgcacggggatgtggtggaatatccggttgtcccagtcacgatacagtttagggggaaaaagcatagtgttgaggtggcggttagtccccacctccggcatccgctaattctggggacgaattggcccgccttttcggcgttattggggtcgttgtgcgcggatgccgcttggggaaacaaggctaggaacggggcggtgcgagtgcaggttggcgaggctgatacggggcccttgggaacagcttcagaggaatcgagcggggtcgagagactgattctctcggaccgcgatgacttccctctggagcagtctcaagacgagACGCTAAAACATGCGTTTCAACAGGTCCGCACCATCGACGGTCAGCCCCTtcaacccgcattgcccgtcacgtatccttattttgccataattaaggataggttgtatcgagtgacccaagacgctcagtcaaaaatggatacaacccaattgttagtaccaaagagccgccgggaaatgctttttcaggcggctcattctaacccgatggcgggccacctgggacaggcggccacgctgaatcgtttaatgacccgattcttttggccaggcatttatgacaatgtgcgcaggtggtgcgcgtcttgtcctgaatgtcagttggtgaacccac is a genomic window of Pseudorasbora parva isolate DD20220531a chromosome 12, ASM2467924v1, whole genome shotgun sequence containing:
- the LOC137093968 gene encoding uncharacterized protein isoform X2, with amino-acid sequence MKNKRASTVLPTPVSSSFLTISNLLHWCRNPGRKQDRAAAMTTPSASPFAEIITSLAALHQEHHTALLDLRTEQERRFAAIVQGQQEDREQFRSWMDREVRAEAAGRASAPVHVPLQKMGPEDDPEAFVDLFQKAAEACGWPRAQWPVRLIPLLSGEAQAAAQHLPVANLLDYDDLKRAILQRVGRTPEQHRQRFRSLEWGESGRPFALAQQLRDECRRWLLAGGSDVDHVVDLVVLEQFITRLPRKTAEWVQCHRPTSLETAINLAEDHLVACPGVGAPPLTSPSLSPPSLSLSRPVPLPRSRPPGPPRVPPRGRGGMGPGPSGSSRVPPRGAGPLGTVMSAETG
- the LOC137093968 gene encoding uncharacterized protein isoform X1 — encoded protein: MKNKRASTVLPTPVSSSFLTISNLLHWCRNPGRKQDRAAAMTTPSASPFAEIITSLAALHQEHHTALLDLRTEQERRFAAIVQGQQEDREQFRSWMDREVRAEAAGRASAPVHVPLQKMGPEDDPEAFVDLFQKAAEACGWPRAQWPVRLIPLLSGEAQAAAQHLPVANLLDYDDLKRAILQRVGRTPEQHRQRFRSLEWGESGRPFALAQQLRDECRRWLLAGGSDVDHVVDLVVLEQFITRLPRKTAEWVQCHRPTSLETAINLAEDHLVACPGVGAPPLTSPSLSPPSLSLSRPVPLPRSRPPGPPRVPPRGRGGMGPGPSGSSRVPPRGAGPLGTGSDYGSGSAPYPRSASNPLPAAGAAGRPGLACWRCGDPDHFVDRCPMMDIGTMIRIPDVQRTTPDQAGEYQIP